The uncultured Desulfobulbus sp. genome window below encodes:
- a CDS encoding HPr family phosphocarrier protein, translated as MRQCTGCITVGNERGVHSRIATALAEIAAKHGVRLCITLRGESADCSTILDVLALGCVQGDQLQVLVEGMAASEALEAVEGLLTAKEDPK; from the coding sequence ATGAGACAATGCACGGGCTGTATCACCGTTGGCAATGAGCGAGGAGTTCATAGTCGCATTGCCACTGCTCTTGCGGAAATCGCAGCCAAGCATGGGGTCCGGTTGTGCATTACCCTTAGAGGGGAGAGTGCCGACTGTTCAACGATTCTGGATGTGCTTGCCCTTGGGTGTGTACAGGGCGATCAGCTGCAGGTGCTCGTCGAGGGAATGGCTGCCAGTGAGGCTTTAGAGGCCGTGGAAGGACTGTTAACGGCCAAGGAAGATCCTAAATGA
- a CDS encoding YkgJ family cysteine cluster protein, with product MSKNMSPYVLSGNKSFCNFCPGYCCYRLPGSSLLLTSDDINRIARHLQISDGEVRKQYIEHRNTFRTREDGSCVFLSLGKICKRCSIHEARPQQCQEFPYDKPCPYLENEGLLEIIQPRIEESLWAPTPQVILPLNHGGKVT from the coding sequence ATGAGCAAGAATATGAGTCCCTATGTGTTATCCGGAAACAAGTCCTTTTGTAACTTTTGTCCTGGCTACTGTTGTTATCGCCTCCCAGGCTCTTCATTGCTCTTGACCAGTGATGATATCAATCGCATTGCTCGTCATTTACAGATAAGTGACGGTGAGGTTCGAAAACAATATATTGAGCATCGTAACACCTTTCGGACAAGAGAAGATGGCTCCTGTGTTTTTCTGTCCTTAGGGAAAATATGCAAGCGCTGTTCGATTCATGAGGCACGGCCCCAGCAATGTCAGGAGTTTCCCTATGACAAGCCTTGCCCCTATCTGGAAAATGAAGGGCTCCTGGAGATTATTCAACCACGGATTGAAGAGAGCCTATGGGCGCCGACGCCACAGGTTATCTTGCCTCTGAATCACGGAGGCAAGGTTACTTGA
- a CDS encoding ATP-binding protein — translation MTGLPMLPTIVVDVSGSVLNIIFSSLSLWYAFRLTRLKPDNFLWGYLFYVTLAITAFALSRAVGHLAKEIFYITDNIALWRDIAPYSGGINSFCMISVAAVMIFYHKGVQAYEAIEQEAAKLKQSKIRLTQTANELKELNLNLEDKVEERTAELSESEKKFRHLFTASKDMVFFTDKDQNILDINDSGLEMLGYAGTDKPSLGLLDLFRNEGAVRAYGRSLVMYGYIQDLEAEFKKQDGTTIYVLISATALYDEYSQVIGSECIAKDLTRLKTMMEQLVSSEKMASVGQMAAGIAHEINTPLGIILGYAQLMMDDFEPESETYQNLEVIERQTQASRKIVADLLKYSRQSGSARESVNINEIFTDAVAITEHSLNLSHVKVFLHCAEDLPVIVGDPEKLRQVVVNLINNAHHAMEGMERGELHLLTRFEKNEGKVIAEVRDTGHGIEEKIKAKIFDPFFTTKPVGKGTGLGLSVSYGIIQEHGGTIEIDSPVHEPNGTVGQGTLFRLVLPVAQETSAIKEE, via the coding sequence ATGACCGGATTGCCCATGCTGCCGACAATCGTTGTGGATGTGTCGGGCTCAGTGCTCAATATAATTTTTTCCTCGCTTTCTCTCTGGTATGCCTTCCGCCTGACCCGTCTTAAGCCGGATAATTTCCTCTGGGGATATCTCTTTTATGTAACGCTGGCCATCACTGCCTTTGCCTTGTCACGGGCTGTTGGGCATCTGGCCAAAGAAATTTTTTATATAACCGATAATATTGCTCTCTGGCGTGATATTGCCCCCTATTCAGGTGGAATTAATAGCTTCTGTATGATCTCGGTGGCTGCGGTCATGATTTTTTATCACAAGGGCGTTCAGGCCTACGAGGCTATTGAACAAGAAGCTGCCAAACTCAAACAGTCCAAGATTCGCCTGACCCAAACCGCCAATGAACTTAAGGAGCTAAACCTCAATCTTGAAGATAAGGTCGAGGAGCGTACAGCTGAATTATCTGAGTCGGAAAAGAAATTTCGCCACCTTTTTACCGCCTCTAAAGATATGGTTTTTTTCACGGATAAAGACCAGAACATCCTTGATATCAATGATTCCGGTCTCGAAATGCTCGGCTATGCAGGTACTGACAAGCCCTCTTTGGGATTATTGGACCTTTTTCGCAACGAGGGAGCGGTGCGAGCCTATGGCCGAAGTTTGGTTATGTATGGCTATATTCAGGACTTGGAAGCGGAGTTTAAAAAGCAGGATGGGACAACAATTTATGTCTTGATTTCAGCGACAGCGCTGTATGACGAATATTCCCAGGTGATTGGTTCTGAGTGCATTGCAAAAGATCTTACTCGCCTCAAAACCATGATGGAACAGCTGGTATCCAGTGAAAAAATGGCCTCGGTGGGCCAGATGGCTGCTGGCATTGCCCATGAGATCAATACGCCCCTTGGTATTATTCTTGGATATGCCCAGTTGATGATGGATGACTTTGAGCCCGAGTCAGAAACCTACCAGAACCTTGAGGTGATTGAACGCCAGACCCAGGCCAGTCGAAAGATCGTCGCTGACCTGCTGAAGTATTCACGCCAGTCAGGAAGCGCTCGCGAGAGTGTGAATATCAATGAGATCTTTACCGATGCGGTTGCGATCACAGAGCATAGTCTCAACCTGAGTCATGTTAAGGTGTTTTTGCATTGTGCAGAGGATTTGCCTGTGATTGTCGGTGATCCAGAAAAACTTCGCCAGGTGGTCGTCAACCTGATCAACAATGCCCACCACGCCATGGAAGGGATGGAGCGGGGGGAGTTGCACCTGTTAACTCGATTTGAAAAGAATGAAGGCAAGGTGATTGCCGAGGTTCGCGATACGGGACACGGCATTGAGGAGAAGATCAAAGCAAAGATCTTTGATCCATTTTTTACCACCAAACCTGTCGGTAAGGGGACCGGACTTGGTCTCTCGGTTTCCTATGGAATCATTCAAGAGCATGGAGGGACTATTGAGATAGACAGTCCTGTGCATGAACCGAATGGGACTGTAGGGCAGGGGACCCTGTTTCGCCTCGTCTTACCTGTTGCCCAGGAAACCAGCGCCATTAAGGAGGAGTAG
- the thiL gene encoding thiamine-phosphate kinase, translating into MNEREIIQHIASLEEIVPESDLIQGIGDDCAVVRRDAERAWLLTLDTLIESVHFDCSFHPPRKLGRKAVSVNVSDIGAMGGTPLFALLSVGMPPDFDSHWFVEFSKGIAEACREYGVLLIGGDTVQSPQGRNFSLTLIGESLLRQVVYRSTARVGDTVWVSGPLGWAAAGLALLQQGKGDLGSEFEPLYEKHRNPQARARFGAALAHSGLVHAMMDLSDGLATDLAHLCKASGVGAIFAAEHLPGHALLHQAALHLEGDPVRWAISGGEDFELLFTAASESEAQILTLGKEYDLSPMPIGRIIRETGVCMRRTSADGTMVEEPVSFQGFDHFQGRGKTDAK; encoded by the coding sequence ATGAATGAGCGTGAGATTATCCAACATATCGCCTCCCTGGAGGAGATAGTCCCTGAAAGTGATCTTATTCAAGGAATAGGAGATGACTGTGCGGTCGTTCGGCGTGATGCAGAGCGTGCCTGGCTATTGACTCTGGATACCCTGATTGAATCGGTTCATTTTGACTGCAGCTTTCATCCGCCTCGTAAGCTTGGACGGAAGGCTGTCTCTGTCAATGTAAGCGATATCGGCGCCATGGGCGGCACGCCGCTTTTTGCCCTTTTGTCCGTGGGGATGCCTCCAGACTTTGACTCTCATTGGTTTGTTGAGTTCTCAAAAGGAATTGCCGAAGCCTGCCGTGAATACGGCGTACTCCTGATTGGCGGAGATACGGTGCAGAGCCCGCAGGGACGTAACTTTTCTTTGACCCTCATTGGAGAGTCCTTACTGCGTCAAGTGGTCTACCGGAGCACGGCCCGAGTCGGAGACACCGTCTGGGTCAGTGGGCCACTGGGCTGGGCTGCCGCCGGTCTGGCTCTCTTGCAGCAGGGTAAAGGAGATTTGGGGAGTGAGTTTGAGCCCTTATATGAAAAACACCGTAACCCTCAGGCACGAGCCCGTTTTGGCGCTGCTCTGGCACACAGTGGTCTTGTTCATGCGATGATGGATCTTTCCGATGGGTTGGCGACAGATCTTGCCCATCTCTGCAAGGCCTCCGGAGTGGGAGCTATCTTTGCGGCGGAACACCTTCCTGGGCATGCCCTTTTGCACCAGGCTGCCCTCCATCTGGAGGGGGATCCTGTACGATGGGCTATCAGCGGAGGTGAGGATTTTGAACTTCTCTTTACTGCGGCTTCGGAAAGTGAAGCGCAAATTTTGACACTTGGCAAGGAGTATGACCTGAGCCCAATGCCCATTGGTCGTATCATTCGGGAGACTGGCGTTTGCATGCGACGCACATCCGCTGACGGGACCATGGTTGAGGAACCTGTCTCCTTTCAAGGATTCGATCATTTTCAAGGCAGGGGCAAAACCGATGCGAAATAA
- a CDS encoding sigma-54 dependent transcriptional regulator, whose product MSASGTVLIVDDEPDMRNLLAKVLAKKAHCEVITFSLAEEALEHVQIEPPDAVLTDIKMPGMDGLSFLQRLQSIDPSLTTIVMTGYGTIEMAVQALKEGAYDFIEKPFDNERILRTIRRALERTKLLRENVQLQHQLCDQDIRYGFVGRSKRLLRTLELMHRVAQSNVTVLIRGESGTGKELAAKALHAMSPRAERKMITVNCPALPEHILESELFGYRKGAFTGAERDKTGLFVEADGSTLLLDEIADIPVSVQTKLLRVLQEKEVQPLGQNKTFGVNVRVIASTNQDLEAKIRRGEFREDLFYRLNVMTVTMPSLSAMVSDIPLLAQHFLDRFCAEHGRQDLELSDTALRALVQYRWQGNVRQLQNVMSRAVLLSPGPYIEVSDLWEDEGAETAVEHNQACSPVDKQLFTLPYKEAKNRLIDAFSQSYLSEALETADGNVTVAARRCGMERQAFQRLLRKFHIDAGSFR is encoded by the coding sequence ATGAGTGCGTCTGGCACGGTGCTTATCGTCGATGATGAGCCTGATATGCGTAATCTGCTGGCCAAGGTTTTGGCAAAAAAAGCGCACTGCGAGGTTATTACCTTCAGCTTGGCAGAGGAAGCTTTGGAACATGTACAAATAGAGCCTCCGGATGCCGTGCTCACCGACATCAAAATGCCAGGAATGGATGGTTTAAGTTTTCTTCAGCGCCTACAATCCATTGATCCCTCACTGACTACCATTGTCATGACCGGGTATGGCACCATTGAGATGGCTGTGCAGGCACTCAAGGAAGGGGCTTATGATTTTATTGAGAAGCCCTTTGACAATGAGCGCATTTTACGCACCATACGCCGAGCGCTCGAGCGGACAAAACTGCTGCGGGAAAATGTCCAGCTGCAGCATCAGTTATGCGACCAGGATATCCGTTATGGTTTTGTTGGCCGTTCCAAACGTCTGCTGCGAACCTTGGAACTCATGCACCGGGTCGCTCAGAGTAATGTGACGGTATTGATACGAGGCGAGTCAGGCACCGGAAAAGAACTCGCCGCCAAAGCATTGCATGCGATGTCACCCCGGGCTGAGCGGAAAATGATCACCGTTAACTGCCCGGCCCTCCCTGAGCATATTTTGGAAAGTGAACTTTTTGGCTACCGCAAAGGGGCTTTTACCGGTGCAGAACGCGATAAAACCGGACTGTTTGTCGAGGCAGATGGCTCCACGCTGCTTTTAGATGAGATTGCCGATATTCCGGTGAGTGTGCAGACAAAGCTGCTTCGGGTTTTGCAGGAAAAAGAAGTGCAGCCCCTGGGGCAAAACAAAACCTTTGGGGTTAATGTCCGGGTTATCGCCTCGACCAACCAGGACCTGGAGGCAAAGATTCGTCGGGGGGAATTTCGTGAGGACCTCTTCTATCGCCTCAATGTGATGACGGTGACCATGCCGAGCTTATCAGCCATGGTCAGCGATATTCCGCTTTTGGCTCAGCATTTTCTCGATCGTTTTTGTGCAGAACATGGGAGGCAAGATCTGGAGTTAAGCGATACTGCTTTGCGGGCCCTGGTGCAGTACCGCTGGCAGGGCAATGTACGGCAGCTGCAAAATGTCATGAGTCGTGCTGTTTTGCTGAGCCCTGGGCCATATATTGAGGTCAGTGATTTATGGGAAGATGAGGGTGCAGAGACCGCAGTTGAGCACAATCAAGCCTGCTCCCCTGTGGATAAGCAGTTATTTACGCTTCCGTATAAGGAAGCAAAAAATCGTCTTATAGATGCATTTAGTCAGAGTTATCTGAGTGAGGCCCTGGAAACCGCTGACGGGAATGTGACGGTGGCTGCCCGCAGGTGCGGTATGGAGCGCCAGGCCTTTCAACGTTTACTACGAAAGTTTCATATTGATGCAGGGAGTTTTCGCTGA
- a CDS encoding response regulator: protein MAEILILDDVLDATVLVGKILKKKGHVPHTFTEEDEAIAYARSNPVDLAILDIKLKKMSGIEVLALLKEHNANMRAIMLTGYPTMETAREAIGLGADEYCVKPIDRAELEEKVEQVLAR from the coding sequence ATGGCTGAAATACTCATTTTGGATGATGTGCTTGATGCCACAGTTCTTGTTGGAAAGATACTGAAGAAAAAGGGGCACGTCCCCCACACCTTTACCGAGGAGGATGAGGCCATCGCCTATGCCCGGTCAAACCCTGTAGATTTGGCGATTTTAGACATAAAATTAAAAAAAATGAGTGGAATAGAAGTACTTGCTCTACTTAAAGAGCACAATGCCAATATGCGGGCTATCATGCTCACAGGATATCCCACCATGGAAACCGCACGGGAAGCAATTGGTCTTGGTGCCGATGAATACTGTGTCAAACCCATCGACCGAGCCGAGCTTGAAGAGAAAGTAGAGCAGGTTCTGGCACGTTAA
- a CDS encoding ATP-binding protein, whose amino-acid sequence MRTCRAHTVQRRLFIIALATFGALFTITYGGDQLNIFFNRVQQKSISSKLSYELNTFIIDRFKHAAQSLSKYEEVVDVCRQVNFPDNPALLRVLNTAQGALNVAYIYVMNTDGRVIGCSTGIHGASLTGEQYSFRPYFTQALAGQSCFYPAVGVTTNKKGFYFSAPIYGGGKDQPDGVLVIKTHSEFIDTFFTGPKDTVEAMLLSKDGAIFASTISEWTFKRSWPIEQARYESLLYSRQFGDNPLELLPVSLRDPLISYNNHRYCVYSHPLTADGWTITTLMPVPFPWAVILLFNTAALSIGILCGLLVLHAQKEEELFDQVRAGKRANWQAEKLRRNSKQELESIFSASLVGIVLVRNGSIANVNNRMTEIFGFSRREILENDIRQFFASRSSFRQFVTLHLPRLTQGTVEQVEYTLRKKDGGLFPCTLSGKAINNADLSQGTVWVIEDISRRKSVEQELERAREAAEAANVAKGEFLANMSHEIRTPMNGIIGLSHLLLRDSLDHHQREQLSLINRSAVRLMTIINDILDFSKLEAGRYDLEIQTISLEHLVQEVLGPLEVTARRKNIHLVAHIAPELPATLPADQTKLMQVLTNLVDNSLKFTKNGKVTIYARLAASSPDQKEDIVFEVRDTGMGIAFEYQDKVFESFTQADSSHSRNFGGTGLGLSITKGLVELMGGKIWFESHPGEGTRFFFSLPLDTDVEQSPADPEPEAGPEGTFSASVHGEGRRILVAEDEYINKVLIQTLLKQAGYHVTVVTNGREAVEAWRGGVFDCILMDIQMPEMDGYEAVDRIRQGEQPGEHIPIIAMTAHAQRSDRRKCLAAGMDDYVSKPIDGRAVLLLLKEYLQERVLPIVLP is encoded by the coding sequence TTGAGAACGTGTCGGGCCCACACTGTTCAACGCAGACTCTTCATCATCGCTCTTGCAACGTTCGGGGCTCTTTTCACCATCACTTATGGTGGAGATCAACTCAATATCTTCTTTAATCGCGTTCAGCAGAAATCTATCTCCAGTAAACTCTCCTACGAACTGAACACCTTTATCATTGATCGTTTTAAGCATGCAGCACAAAGTCTTTCGAAGTACGAGGAGGTTGTAGATGTTTGCCGTCAGGTAAATTTTCCTGATAACCCTGCATTGCTTCGTGTGCTTAATACGGCTCAAGGGGCGTTAAACGTTGCCTATATCTACGTGATGAACACAGATGGTCGCGTCATTGGCTGTTCAACAGGCATCCATGGGGCGAGCTTAACTGGAGAACAGTACAGCTTTCGCCCATATTTCACCCAAGCCCTTGCCGGTCAGTCTTGTTTTTATCCTGCGGTTGGGGTGACCACCAATAAAAAGGGGTTTTATTTCAGTGCGCCTATCTATGGAGGTGGAAAGGATCAACCCGATGGCGTTCTTGTTATCAAAACCCACAGTGAATTTATCGATACCTTCTTCACTGGCCCCAAAGATACCGTTGAAGCAATGCTGCTTTCAAAGGATGGGGCCATTTTTGCCTCTACTATAAGTGAATGGACCTTCAAACGAAGTTGGCCCATTGAACAGGCTCGATATGAGTCTCTGCTTTATTCTCGTCAGTTTGGTGATAACCCCCTTGAACTTCTTCCCGTGTCCTTACGTGATCCTCTCATTTCCTATAACAATCACCGCTACTGTGTCTACTCTCATCCTTTGACCGCCGATGGTTGGACCATCACAACCTTAATGCCTGTTCCTTTCCCCTGGGCTGTCATTTTACTTTTTAATACAGCTGCCCTCTCCATAGGTATTCTCTGTGGGCTCTTGGTCTTGCATGCACAAAAAGAAGAAGAGCTCTTCGATCAGGTTCGTGCGGGCAAGCGAGCCAATTGGCAAGCTGAGAAATTACGACGAAATTCCAAACAGGAGTTGGAATCAATTTTTAGTGCCAGCCTGGTTGGTATTGTTTTGGTCAGAAACGGGAGTATTGCCAACGTCAACAACAGAATGACTGAAATTTTTGGTTTCAGTCGAAGAGAAATCTTGGAAAATGACATCCGCCAGTTTTTTGCCAGCAGAAGTTCATTTCGTCAATTCGTGACCCTGCATCTCCCTCGCCTCACCCAGGGGACAGTTGAACAGGTCGAGTATACCCTGCGCAAAAAAGATGGGGGGCTCTTTCCTTGTACCTTGAGTGGTAAAGCGATCAATAATGCGGATCTCAGTCAAGGAACGGTTTGGGTCATTGAGGATATCTCACGCAGAAAATCCGTTGAACAGGAACTTGAGCGGGCCAGGGAAGCCGCTGAGGCTGCGAATGTCGCCAAAGGTGAGTTTCTTGCTAATATGAGCCATGAAATACGAACGCCCATGAATGGAATTATTGGTCTCTCGCATCTCTTACTTCGTGATTCGCTTGACCATCATCAACGTGAACAGTTGTCGCTTATTAACCGTTCTGCTGTTCGTCTAATGACTATAATTAATGATATCCTCGATTTTTCTAAACTTGAAGCAGGACGCTATGATTTGGAAATCCAGACAATTTCTCTTGAACACCTTGTGCAAGAAGTGCTGGGCCCTTTAGAAGTGACAGCTCGGCGAAAAAATATTCATCTTGTAGCTCACATAGCCCCTGAGTTGCCTGCTACCTTGCCTGCGGATCAAACAAAGTTGATGCAAGTCTTGACCAATCTTGTGGACAACAGTTTAAAATTTACCAAAAACGGAAAAGTTACCATCTACGCCCGCCTCGCTGCTAGCAGCCCAGATCAAAAAGAGGATATTGTCTTTGAGGTGAGAGATACAGGTATGGGAATCGCCTTTGAATACCAGGACAAAGTATTTGAATCGTTTACCCAGGCAGATTCTTCTCACTCGAGAAATTTCGGAGGCACGGGCCTGGGGCTATCCATCACTAAGGGGCTTGTTGAGTTGATGGGGGGCAAAATTTGGTTTGAAAGTCATCCTGGAGAGGGAACACGTTTTTTCTTTTCTTTGCCTTTAGACACCGATGTTGAGCAGTCCCCTGCAGATCCTGAACCAGAGGCTGGTCCTGAAGGAACTTTTTCAGCATCTGTACACGGAGAGGGAAGACGTATACTGGTCGCTGAGGATGAGTATATCAACAAAGTTTTGATTCAAACCTTGCTCAAACAGGCAGGGTATCATGTCACTGTGGTTACCAATGGAAGGGAGGCCGTTGAGGCCTGGCGTGGCGGTGTTTTTGATTGTATCCTGATGGATATTCAGATGCCTGAAATGGATGGCTATGAAGCTGTTGACCGTATTCGGCAGGGGGAGCAGCCAGGGGAACATATCCCTATTATAGCTATGACAGCACATGCCCAACGCAGTGACCGCCGAAAATGTTTAGCCGCCGGGATGGATGATTATGTTTCCAAACCCATTGATGGGCGTGCCGTCCTGTTGCTGCTCAAGGAGTATCTGCAGGAGAGGGTTTTGCCTATTGTCTTGCCTTGA
- the ptsP gene encoding phosphoenolpyruvate--protein phosphotransferase has protein sequence MIHNPMHVKMPEEIPRKLRGTGVSPGLVIARVLVLKRQNWQAGWYQLPPGHIDGEVHRFKQAVVGVEAELHQLREKMAGDLTEALSIIDSHLLMLKDPMIVQRTESIIREHTVNAEWALGQALSEIKARFDKINDSYIRERYVDIKHVAERVFDFMTGQQSSKPPENQESSILVANDFSPEDTLRMQSGNVCGFLTEKGGLTSHTAIIARSLHIPAVVGLEQITAIVRDGDRVILDGATGQVIIGPTAEEIEELQESIRKKHAFNDALDEYIPLSAISLDGVPLRLSANIEMCEELDAVLKYRSEGIGLFRSEFGYFSKSSLPTEEALFATYKELLETMHPFPVTVRTLDVGGDKVLNGCPGNTAWLDQERNPALGLRSIRFSLFEQELFRAQLRALLRASVHGDLRILLPLVSALSELREAKELIAEVMDELRSQGVAYAENVKIGMMVEVPSAVVMADLFAREVDFFAIGTNDLIQYSLAIDRGNQYVAHLYEPFHPAVLRMIYQTVQAAINGHIPVSLCGEMAGDPLCAPILMGFGVDELSMRPSLIPLVKRLLRHSSYEDLRQLSGQVLRCEDSEDIRAILLRTYDQFYPREFLDYE, from the coding sequence ATGATACACAACCCGATGCATGTGAAGATGCCAGAAGAAATTCCACGGAAGCTGCGTGGAACCGGAGTCTCGCCCGGCTTGGTTATCGCCCGTGTGCTTGTTCTCAAACGGCAAAACTGGCAGGCGGGCTGGTATCAGTTGCCTCCCGGCCATATAGACGGGGAGGTGCATCGATTCAAGCAGGCCGTTGTTGGGGTAGAGGCAGAACTGCACCAATTGCGCGAAAAAATGGCCGGTGATCTCACAGAAGCCCTCTCGATTATTGACTCCCATCTGTTGATGCTCAAAGATCCCATGATTGTGCAACGGACAGAGTCTATTATTCGCGAGCACACAGTCAACGCCGAATGGGCCCTGGGGCAGGCGCTCTCGGAAATCAAAGCCCGTTTTGACAAGATCAATGACAGTTATATTCGAGAGCGCTATGTAGATATCAAACATGTCGCTGAGCGCGTGTTTGATTTCATGACAGGCCAGCAGAGTTCTAAACCTCCTGAAAATCAGGAGTCAAGTATTCTGGTCGCCAATGATTTTTCCCCTGAAGATACCTTACGGATGCAGTCTGGCAATGTCTGTGGATTTCTCACCGAAAAAGGAGGACTCACCTCCCATACCGCCATTATCGCCCGCTCTCTCCATATTCCTGCGGTGGTTGGATTGGAGCAAATAACCGCGATTGTTCGCGATGGTGATCGGGTCATCTTGGATGGTGCCACCGGGCAGGTCATTATCGGGCCAACCGCCGAAGAAATTGAAGAACTCCAGGAAAGTATACGCAAAAAGCACGCATTTAACGATGCGCTTGATGAGTATATACCCTTAAGTGCGATTAGCCTCGATGGCGTCCCGCTGCGTCTGAGCGCCAACATCGAGATGTGTGAAGAGCTTGATGCTGTGCTTAAGTATCGCTCCGAGGGGATAGGTCTCTTTCGCAGTGAATTTGGATATTTTTCCAAATCTTCACTCCCCACGGAAGAGGCACTCTTTGCCACCTACAAAGAATTGTTGGAGACCATGCACCCCTTCCCGGTGACGGTTCGAACCCTCGATGTCGGCGGTGATAAGGTACTTAATGGCTGTCCGGGCAACACGGCCTGGCTCGATCAGGAACGTAATCCAGCTTTGGGGCTCCGTTCCATTCGATTTTCGCTTTTTGAACAGGAGCTTTTTCGGGCACAGCTCAGAGCACTGCTGCGGGCATCGGTCCATGGGGATCTGCGCATTCTTTTGCCCCTTGTCTCGGCTCTTTCAGAGCTCCGCGAGGCTAAAGAGCTGATTGCTGAGGTCATGGATGAGCTACGTTCTCAAGGGGTTGCCTATGCAGAAAATGTCAAGATTGGGATGATGGTTGAGGTCCCCAGCGCGGTGGTGATGGCGGATCTCTTTGCACGGGAGGTAGATTTTTTTGCCATTGGTACCAACGACCTGATTCAGTACTCCTTGGCCATTGATCGGGGCAATCAGTATGTTGCCCATCTCTATGAGCCTTTTCATCCAGCCGTTTTGCGGATGATTTATCAAACGGTTCAGGCCGCAATCAATGGGCATATCCCGGTCTCTCTTTGTGGTGAGATGGCTGGCGACCCGCTGTGTGCACCTATTTTAATGGGGTTTGGGGTGGACGAACTCTCCATGCGGCCCTCCTTGATTCCTTTGGTAAAACGGTTGTTGCGTCACTCCAGTTATGAGGATTTACGGCAACTCAGTGGCCAGGTACTGCGCTGTGAAGATAGCGAGGATATACGGGCTATTTTACTGCGAACGTATGATCAGTTTTATCCTCGAGAGTTTCTAGATTATGAATGA